A DNA window from Acropora palmata chromosome 12, jaAcrPala1.3, whole genome shotgun sequence contains the following coding sequences:
- the LOC141860583 gene encoding uncharacterized protein LOC141860583 isoform X2, giving the protein MPDQELQEKLQLTHIWLLRHKTVCGFKAPSPLLKLQSFDIVNGIAIDAMHCVFLGVVKQLVRLWFNSKHSGEKWYCGSSVEKVDKCLLEIKPPSVITRIPRSIQHHVKFWKATEYRNWLFYYSLPCMRGVLDEEYYQHYTLFVSGIFLLSGRSISPEQMEMAGKCLMHFVEMFDAYYGKRYVLMNHHMLLHLKKNVSDHGPLWCSSLFIFENWNGDIGNYFHGTQNIAHQIMTAVTSHQHLPELIDDMPQGEAKEMVLQLCGHSVRTNRTHLKDKFYAIGALKKGKPDMPFEDDLLLFLGIETVCEVKFFNRVQFGDAVFHSRKYKRVTRRNNFTIAYQQEEETRYGQIEIFFVVPHYPVVTSGAVIAPMSMSEHRVCEFNEFLGNTVHHIVSLKDPSKKRFDIVRLENIIDICLYMKFSDNEVGFAAHFPNHFEKD; this is encoded by the exons ATGCCAGACCAAGAACTGCAGGAGAAGTTACAACTGACTCATATATGGCTCTTGAGACATAAAACA GTGTGTGGCTTCAAAGCACCCAGCCCTTTGCTAAAACTACAAAGCTTTGATATTGTAAATGGTATTGCCATAGATGCAATGCACTGTGTGTTTCTCGGTGTAGTGAAGCAGTTAGTTCGCTTGTGGTTCAATTCAAAGCATAGTGGGGAGAAATGGTACTGTGGAAGCAGTGTTGAAAAAGTGGACAAATGCCTGCTGGAGATCAAACCCCCTAGTGTCATCACTAGAATCCCCAGAAGCATCCAACATCatgtgaaattttggaaag cAACAGAGTACCGTAACTGGTTATTCTACTATTCACTTCCTTGCATGAGAGGTGTTCTTGATGAAGAGTATTATCAACATTATACCTTGTTCGTTAGTGGCATCTTCTTATTGTCAGGCAGATCAATTTCACCTGAACAAATGGAAATGGCTGGAAAGTGTTTAATGCACTTTGTTGAGATGTTTGATGCATACTATG GCAAAAGATATGTGTTGATGAATCACCATATGCTTCttcacttgaagaaaaatgtgTCTGACCATGGGCCCCTCTGGTGTAgttcacttttcattttcgagAACTGGAACGGTGACATTGGTAATTACTTCCACGGTACTCAGAACATTGCACACCAG ATAATGACTGCTGTGACAAGTCATCAACACCTCCCTGAGCTGATAGACGACATGCCTCAAGGAGAAGCCAAAGAGATGGTGTTACAACTATGTGGACATTCCGTCAG AACCAACAGAACACATCTTAAAGACAAGTTCTATGCAATTGGTGCATTAAAGAAAGGCAAACCCGATATGCCTTTTGAAGATGaccttcttttgttcttgGGCATAGAAACTGTTTGTGaggttaaatttttcaatcgTGTTCAGTTTGGTGATGCAGTGTTTCATTCCCGAAAGTACAAGAGAGTGACAAGGAGAAACAACTTCACCATTGCCTaccaacaagaagaagaaacaagaTATGGCCAGattgaaatattctttgtgGTCCCGCATTATCCAGTAGTGACATCTGGTGCTGTCATTGCTCCAATGTCAATGTCTGAGCACCGTGTCTGTGAATTCAATGAATTTCTGGGTAACACGGTCCACCATATTGTTTCCCTCAAGGATCCAAGCAAGAAGAGATTTGATATTGTCCGTCTTGAAAATATCATAGATATATGTCTTTACATGAAGTTTTCGGATAATGAGGTGGGATTCGCAGCGCATTTcccaaatcattttgaaaaagactgA
- the LOC141860591 gene encoding uncharacterized protein LOC141860591 isoform X1, which translates to MLQKRGRLIRTQVPSLRTRMNRALGMRIRQPLRCCCFGGVSTILLRKKTYGRRTLLCTPVLLEIKPELVVTRLKITFVIGNLAKAMIWMRLFPDVHVYWPRCKKLCNR; encoded by the exons ATGCTTCAAAAACGAGGGAGACTGATACGAACCCAGGTGCCATCGCTGAGGACGAGAATGAACCGTGCCCTGGGAATGAGAATCCGTCAACCCCTGCGTTGTTGCTGCTTTGGCGGCGTGAGTACTATCTTGTTGAGGAAGAAAACGTATGGAAGGAGGACGTTGCTCTGCACCCCAGTATTATTAGAAATTAAACCTGAATTGG ttgtAACAAGGCTCAAAATAACATTTGTCATTGGCAATCTGGCTAAAGCAATGATTTGGATGAGGCTCTTCCCAG ACGTACATGTATACTGGCCCAGATGTAAAAAGCTGTGTAACAGATAA
- the LOC141860588 gene encoding uncharacterized protein LOC141860588 isoform X3, translating to MEEPTNETATYKVILVYRNEKTERRFCHGAVFQEVYDWAGTLEELPIHFTLHSGGKLILHSDHIEGNSVVHVSRREKEEASSLLASEIMHKM from the exons ATGGAGGAACCCACAAATGAAACGGCAACGTACAAGGTCATTCTTGTATATCGCAATGAGAAAACAGAACGGCGGTTTTGCCATGGTGCCGTGTTCCAG GAAGTATATGACTGGGCTGGGACACTAGAAGAACTTCCCATCCATTTCACTTTGCACTCAGGAGGGAAGTTGATCCTTCATAGTGACCACATTGAAGGAAACTCTGTGGTTCACGTTTCTAGGCGG GAAAAGGAAGAGGCATCTTCACTACTAGCATCTGAG aTCATGCACAAGATGTGA
- the LOC141860591 gene encoding uncharacterized protein LOC141860591 isoform X2, whose protein sequence is MLQKRGRLIRTQVPSLRTRMNRALGMRIRQPLRCCCFGGVSTILLRKKTYGRRTLLCTPVLLEIKPELDGSLQVTVPLYRVLRPRSKLNHRTKTHRL, encoded by the exons ATGCTTCAAAAACGAGGGAGACTGATACGAACCCAGGTGCCATCGCTGAGGACGAGAATGAACCGTGCCCTGGGAATGAGAATCCGTCAACCCCTGCGTTGTTGCTGCTTTGGCGGCGTGAGTACTATCTTGTTGAGGAAGAAAACGTATGGAAGGAGGACGTTGCTCTGCACCCCAGTATTATTAGAAATTAAACCTGAATTGG ACGGCTCCTTACAAGTTACAGTTCCACTCTACAGAGTCCTGAGGCCCAGAAGCAAATTGAACCACAGGACAAAGACCCATAGG ttgtAA
- the LOC141860588 gene encoding uncharacterized protein LOC141860588 isoform X1: MSPQDALSATVLDASHCNHRDTTSFVETHTEKTAVSLPAQGTAAAKGQEATKGSAAKGSALPNQSEAQKESGEATGSAAPKGLEEIISPADNGNKASFIDHAQDVSSKDEAHEQRKEEQNQKRKRRDKRSTAQWKKSKKLKFKNNKKS; this comes from the exons ATGTCCCCACAGGATGCCCTCTCTGCCACCGTATTAG ATGCATCACATTGCAACCACAGAGACACAACCAGTTTTGTGGAGACACATACAGAAAAAACAG CTGTAAGCCTGCCAGCACAAGGGACAGCAGCTGCTAAAGGGCAGGAAGCAACTAAAGGGTCAGCAGCAAAAGGGTCAGCCCTCCCAAACCAGTCAGAGGCACAAAAAGAGTCAGGAGAAGCAACAGGATCAGCAGCACCAAAAGGGCTGGAAGAAATTATTTCACCTGCTGACAACGGTAACAAAGCATCTTTCATAG aTCATGCACAAGATGTGAGCAGTAAAGATGAAGCACACgaacaaagaaaggaagagCAGAatcagaaaaggaaaaggaggGATAAGCGGTCAACAGCACAAtggaaaaaatcaaagaaattaaaatttaaaaataataaaaaatcatga
- the LOC141860588 gene encoding uncharacterized protein LOC141860588 isoform X2, translating to MSPQDALSATVLDASHCNHRDTTSFVETHTEKTAVSLPAQGTAAAKGQEATKGSAAKGSALPNQSEAQKESGEATGSAAPKGLEEIISPADNDHAQDVSSKDEAHEQRKEEQNQKRKRRDKRSTAQWKKSKKLKFKNNKKS from the exons ATGTCCCCACAGGATGCCCTCTCTGCCACCGTATTAG ATGCATCACATTGCAACCACAGAGACACAACCAGTTTTGTGGAGACACATACAGAAAAAACAG CTGTAAGCCTGCCAGCACAAGGGACAGCAGCTGCTAAAGGGCAGGAAGCAACTAAAGGGTCAGCAGCAAAAGGGTCAGCCCTCCCAAACCAGTCAGAGGCACAAAAAGAGTCAGGAGAAGCAACAGGATCAGCAGCACCAAAAGGGCTGGAAGAAATTATTTCACCTGCTGACAACG aTCATGCACAAGATGTGAGCAGTAAAGATGAAGCACACgaacaaagaaaggaagagCAGAatcagaaaaggaaaaggaggGATAAGCGGTCAACAGCACAAtggaaaaaatcaaagaaattaaaatttaaaaataataaaaaatcatga